A stretch of the Haloplanus aerogenes genome encodes the following:
- a CDS encoding MoaD/ThiS family protein — MRIEVRCYGEVAAAVGGRTRTLSLADDATVGDARAALSIATESFSGGLVVLVNGSYADADAALSDGDTLALSQSPMRE, encoded by the coding sequence GTGCGCATCGAGGTTCGGTGTTACGGCGAGGTAGCGGCGGCGGTCGGCGGTCGTACCCGGACCCTGTCGCTGGCCGACGACGCGACGGTCGGCGACGCTCGCGCGGCCCTCTCCATCGCGACGGAGTCGTTCTCCGGCGGCCTCGTCGTGCTGGTGAACGGGAGCTACGCCGACGCCGACGCGGCGCTGTCGGACGGCGACACCCTCGCGCTCTCACAGTCGCCGATGCGGGAGTGA
- a CDS encoding N-acyl homoserine lactonase family protein: MTPTVTPHCCGSFLVDERILVGTRSGVVEAPSITYLIEAEETILVDTGFGPVELMDRRHPSYECHREPGQNLESILDSEGYAPADIDAVVLSHLDWDHCYNLGPFDEGETDIYVQRRELEYAIAPYPMHADRYEAKSLGREPPWLTVDLTPLDGETELCPGVTAFPTPGHTVGHQSVAVDSADGTTVVAVDAVPTFDNVPADGERIRGIAMNDFEWWESAGEVLDRADRILPGHEWAILDAEPAGLV, from the coding sequence ATGACACCGACGGTCACCCCTCACTGCTGTGGCTCCTTCCTCGTCGACGAGCGCATCCTCGTCGGGACCCGGAGCGGCGTCGTCGAGGCGCCCTCGATCACTTACCTGATCGAGGCCGAGGAGACCATCCTCGTCGACACGGGCTTCGGCCCGGTGGAGTTGATGGACCGCCGCCACCCGAGTTACGAATGCCACCGCGAACCGGGTCAGAATCTCGAATCCATCCTCGACAGCGAGGGGTACGCCCCTGCCGATATCGACGCCGTCGTCCTCAGCCACCTCGACTGGGATCACTGCTACAACCTCGGCCCCTTCGACGAGGGCGAGACGGACATCTACGTCCAGCGCCGGGAACTGGAGTACGCCATCGCGCCCTACCCGATGCACGCGGACCGCTACGAGGCGAAGTCCTTGGGTCGGGAGCCGCCGTGGCTGACGGTGGATCTGACGCCACTCGACGGCGAGACGGAACTCTGCCCGGGCGTCACAGCGTTTCCGACGCCGGGGCACACGGTGGGACACCAGTCGGTCGCCGTCGACAGCGCGGACGGCACGACGGTCGTCGCCGTCGACGCGGTGCCGACCTTCGACAACGTGCCCGCGGACGGCGAGCGGATCAGAGGGATCGCGATGAACGACTTCGAGTGGTGGGAGAGCGCGGGCGAGGTGCTGGATCGGGCGGATCGGATTCTGCCGGGCCACGAGTGGGCAATTCTGGACGCGGAGCCGGCGGGGCTGGTGTAG
- a CDS encoding ubiquitin-like small modifier protein 1, which yields MEVHFDFFGPMRDAVGRKRVTRTFDGTTTVDAALESLCAAFDGLTDHLRDDDGGWTRQVTVTVDGTNVRQLDGYGTTLSDGDVVRLAPPVVGG from the coding sequence ATGGAGGTCCACTTCGACTTCTTCGGCCCGATGCGGGACGCTGTGGGACGAAAGCGCGTCACCCGGACGTTCGACGGGACGACGACGGTCGACGCCGCCCTCGAGTCGCTGTGTGCGGCGTTCGACGGCCTCACGGATCACCTCCGCGACGACGACGGTGGCTGGACTCGGCAGGTGACGGTGACGGTCGACGGAACGAACGTCCGGCAGTTGGACGGCTACGGGACGACGCTGTCCGACGGCGACGTGGTGCGTCTCGCCCCGCCGGTCGTCGGCGGCTGA